Proteins encoded in a region of the Teredinibacter purpureus genome:
- a CDS encoding zinc transporter ZntB, with protein MPDSALIFAKELDGNGGAIEHTDLEKISQSNHPLWFHFDANHPDSESTVHHTFPDIDEYSVRAIFDQDARPRMLELENGVLIILRGINHNEGGQAEDMVAVRLWITETRIISLRYRKSKAVMEVADSFNQKHGPKTIGDTFAAISSRLFNYIENGIDKLDEKIGLLESRILDKPDRQLRHDISEIRKSAILLRRYIAPQKEAINQLRYAEVVWLTGKNLRRLQEAQDILMRGIEELDAIRERSQVVKDELVNALSDQLNRNLYVLSVITAVFLPLGFLTGLFGINIGGMPGVDNNIAFSYFVASLVTVVIIQVILFKFFKWF; from the coding sequence ATGCCTGACTCTGCACTTATTTTTGCAAAAGAACTAGATGGCAATGGTGGTGCTATCGAGCACACAGATCTCGAGAAAATCAGCCAATCTAATCACCCCTTGTGGTTTCATTTTGACGCCAATCATCCAGATTCCGAAAGCACTGTCCACCACACATTTCCAGATATTGACGAATACAGCGTGCGTGCCATTTTCGATCAAGACGCCAGGCCCCGTATGCTCGAGCTAGAAAATGGAGTGCTTATTATTTTGCGTGGTATCAACCACAATGAAGGTGGCCAAGCGGAGGATATGGTCGCCGTTCGGCTATGGATTACTGAGACTCGAATCATCAGCCTGCGCTATCGAAAATCCAAAGCCGTAATGGAAGTAGCTGATAGCTTCAATCAAAAACATGGGCCGAAAACCATCGGCGACACTTTCGCCGCTATCAGCTCAAGATTATTTAATTATATAGAAAACGGAATTGACAAGCTGGATGAAAAAATTGGTCTGCTGGAATCGCGGATACTGGACAAACCTGATCGTCAACTGCGCCACGACATTTCCGAGATTAGAAAATCAGCGATATTGTTACGTCGTTATATCGCACCACAAAAAGAGGCCATTAACCAACTACGCTATGCCGAAGTTGTCTGGCTAACCGGCAAGAACCTACGTCGCCTTCAGGAAGCTCAGGATATTCTAATGCGAGGCATCGAAGAACTGGATGCTATTAGGGAACGCTCACAAGTGGTCAAAGATGAGCTGGTAAACGCATTGTCTGACCAACTCAATCGCAACTTATATGTGCTATCGGTGATTACCGCTGTTTTTTTACCGCTGGGGTTTTTAACCGGTTTATTCGGCATTAATATCGGTGGTATGCCCGGCGTAGATAACAACATAGCTTTTTCATATTTTGTGGCTAGTTTAGTGACGGTCGTTATTATTCAAGTAATTTTATTTAAATTTTTTAAGTGGTTTTAA